The proteins below are encoded in one region of Coffea arabica cultivar ET-39 chromosome 4c, Coffea Arabica ET-39 HiFi, whole genome shotgun sequence:
- the LOC113739957 gene encoding cell division cycle protein 48 homolog, translating to MAADPSSTSSAVPGHGDMKSNKRDYSTAILERKKSPNRLIVDEATNDDNSVVTMHPSKMEELQLFRGDTILIKGKKRKNTVCIVLVDEQCEEEKIRMNKVVRANLRVRLSDVVSVHQCPDIKYGKRVHILPFDDSVEGLTGNLFDAYLKPYFLEAYRPVRKGDCFQVRGMRSVEFKVVETDPGEYCVVAPDTEIFCEGEPVRREDEEKLDEVGYDDVGGVRKQMAQIRELVELPLRHPKLFKAIGVKPPKGILLYGPAGSGKTLIARAVANETGAFFFLINGPEIMSKLAGESESNLRKAFEEAENNAPSIIFIDEIDSIAPKREKTHGEVERRIVSQLLALMDGLKSRSHVIVMGATNRPNSIDPALRRFGRFDREIDIGVPDEVGRLEVLRIHTKKMKLAEDVDLERVAKDTHGYVGADLAALCTEAALQCIREKMDVIDLEDETIDAELLNSMSVTNDHFQTALGASNPSALRETVVEVPNVSWDDIGGLDNVKRELQETVQYPVEHPEKFEKFGMSPSKGVLFYGPPGCGKTLLAKGIANECQANFISVKGPELLTMWFGESEANVREIFDKARQSAPCVLFFDELDSIATQRGSHIGDAGGAADRVLNQLLTEMDGMTAKKTVFIIGATNRPDIIDPALLRPGRLDQLIYIPLPDEASRLQIFKACLRKSPVSKDASLSALARHTHGFSGADITEICQRACKYAIRENIEKDLEKERKKRDNPEAMEEDDTDEVSEIKPAHFEESMKFARRSVSDADIRKYQSFAQTLQQSRGLGTEFKFAERPAAAAATGASDPFSNANAADDDDLYS from the exons ATGGCTGCTGATCCAAGTTCAACTTCTTCTGCTGTTCCAGGTCATGGAGACAT GAAAAGTAATAAAAGGGATTACTCTACTGCAATTCTGGAGCGAAAGAAGTCCCCTAACAGACTTATTGTTGATGAGGCCACAAATGATGATAATTCAGTGGTTACGATGCATCCTTCCAAGATGGAAGAACTGCAACTCTTCCGAGGTGATACCATTTTGATTAAG GGAAAGAAGCGGAAAAACACAGTGTGCATTGTTCTTGTTGATGAACAGTGTGAAGAAGAGAAAATCCGAATGAACAAAGTTGTTCGAGCTAATCTCAGGGTCCGTTTATCTGATGTTGTTTCAGTCCACCAGTGCCCTGATATCAAGTATGGAAAGCGTGTCCACATCCTTCCATTTGATGACTCAGTTGAGGGCCTCACGGGAAACCTgtttgatgcatatttgaagC CATACTTTCTTGAAGCTTATAGACCTGTCAGGAAGGGTGATTGTTTCCAAGTTAGAGGCATGCGTAGTGTTGAATTTAAGGTGGTAGAGACAGATCCTGGTGAATATTGTGTTGTTGCACCTGATACAGAGATATTTTGCGAGGGAGAGCCTGTCAGGCGTGAAGATGAGGAGAAACTGGATGAAGTCGGATATGATGATGTTGGTGGGGTGAGGAAGCAAATGGCCCAGATCCGTGAGCTTGTAGAGCTTCCTCTGAGACACCCTAAGCTTTTTAAAGCGATTGGTGTTAAGCCACCAAAGGGTATTTTGCTTTATGGACCTGCGGGGTCTGGAAAAACGCTAATTGCAAGAGCTGTAGCTAATGAGACTGGtgcatttttcttcttgatCAATGGACCTGAAATAATGTCAAAATTGGCTGGTGAAAGTGAAAGTAACTTGAGAAAGGCCTTTGAGGAGGCTGAAAATAATGCGCCGTCCATCATATTCATTGATGAGATAGATTCCATTGCaccaaaaagagagaagacgcaTGGTGAAGTCGAAAGGAGGATAGTTTCTCAACTTCTGGCCCTGATGGATGGCCTTAAGTCTCGATCTCATGTCATTGTCATGGGGGCAACCAACAGACCTAATAGCATTGATCCTGCACTGAGGAGGTTTGGTAGATTTGATAGAGAAATTGACATTGGTGTACCTGATGAAGTTGGAAGACTGGAAGTTTTACGAATCCATACGAAGAAAATGAAACTTGCTGAAGAT GTTGACCTTGAAAGAGTTGCAAAAGATACACATGGATATGTAGGTGCTGATCTTGCTGCCCTGTGCACTGAGGCTGCTCTTCAGTGCATCAGGGAGAAAATGGATGTAATTGACCTGGAAGACGAGACAATTGATGCTGAGCTATTGAATTCAATGTCCGTTACCAACGACCATTTCCAAACTGCATTGGGAGCTTCAAATCCATCAGCCTTGCGTGAAACT GTTGTGGAGGTACCAAATGTCTCATGGGATGACATTGGTGGGTTGGACAATGTCAAGCGGGAGCTTCAGGAG ACTGTTCAATATCCAGTGGAACATCCGGAGAAGTTTGAAAAGTTTGGCATGTCACCTTCTAAAGGCGTTCTATTTTATGGTCCTCCTGGTTGTGGCAAGACCTTGCTTGCTAAGGGCATTGCTAATGAATGTCAAGCCAATTTCATTAGTGTCAAGGGTCCTGAGTTGCTGACCATGTGGTTTGGAGAAAGTGAGGCTAATGTACGTGAGATATTCGACAAGGCACGCCAGTCTGCTCCTTGTGTGCTATTCTTCGATGAGCTTGATTCCATTGCTACACAG CGTGGCAGCCACATAGGAGATGCAGGTGGTGCTGCAGATAGAGTTCTGAACCAACTGCTGACTGAAATGGACGGCATGACAGCCAAGAAAACAGTTTTCATTATTGGTGCAACAAACAGGCCTGATATTATTGACCCTGCTTTGCTCAGACCTGGACGTTTGGATCAGTTGATCTATATCCCGCTTCCAGATGAAGCTTCACGTCTTCAGATATTTAAAGCATGTTTGAGGAAGTCTCCTGTTTCAAAGGATGCTAGTCTGTCTGCTCTTGCACGCCATACTCACGGATTCAGTGGTGCAGATATTACTGAAATTTGTCAGCGTGCTTGCAAATATGCTATCAGAGAAAATATTGAGAAG GATCttgagaaggaaagaaagaagagagacAACCCTGAAGCCATGGAAGAAGACGACACAGATGAGGTCTCAGAGATTAAGCCTGCACACTTTGAGGAGTCGATGAAATTTGCCCGAAGAAGTGTCAGTGATGCAGACATCAGGAAGTACCAGAGCTTTGCACAGACATTGCAGCAGTCCCGCGGACTTGGTACTGAGTTTAAGTTTGCAGAACGAcctgcagcagcagcagctacTGGAGCTTCGGATCCATTCTCCAATGCCAATGCTGCTGATGATGATGACTTGTATAGCTGA